One window of Mesorhizobium sp. WSM4904 genomic DNA carries:
- a CDS encoding glycosyltransferase family 25 protein, which produces MSTIGLCMIVKNEAKVILNCLASALPLVDYVLVVDTGSTDGTQDVIRDFLAIHNVQGAVIDEPWRDFAYNRSFALEQLREVEWVDYAMIIDADDVLIVDRDFEPTAFKSRMEHDLYDIEVSHGDISFYRPQICRNRLPFSFKGVLHEYLEAPPGPITRLNAEGFRIATGRGGARSQNPRKYQDDAAVLENALATETDPFLISRYTFYLAQSYRDCGEREKALEHYLKRADLGFWNEEVYVSLLEAGNMMAALERPFEEVVGAYERATQTVPARGEALHAASRYCRDQGRNAEGQEYARRGLDLKAPAGLFVQPWVYDYGLLDEFSVNAYWAGAYRESLDACLKLLTSDKSPSDMLKRVAANARFAAEKLPVREPPQLGRFGSETLIEQHKLVRQRSLRSRLKGMPRVLISILAKQKEPSLPLYLECIDALDYPKESIVLYIRTNNNTDRTEHILREWVERVGHLYSAVEIDASDVADRVEQFREHEWNETRFKVLGRIRNISLQKTLEHGCDFYFVVDVDNFVRAATLRELVALDLPIVAPLLRSISPGQYYSNYHAEIDANGYYRQCDQYAWVLNRHVRGVIEMPLVHCTYLVRADVLNELTYDDGTSRYEYVIFADSARKAGIIQYMDNRQVYGYITFGDHEYHVSDGIERARELLQNAGDTPVLAGATIPASAPASPKPDESTASSQIHLINLDRSVERWNKYQSNNWHLRRETVRVSAVDGASLDRDELIKEGLITADCAYPPGTLGCALSHINLWKQSVSQNKIITIFEDDVRSSFQFVEEAATLMAQAPADWDIIQWGYIFDPSFIWLDLGFSKAKLEFYDRRYSKRTTSFQFEKFPRSLIKVEHSFGLQAYTITPKGARILLEKCLPLRSRLIPFPGTAVVLDDTGIDCAMCGAYTSMRAFVCMPPLVILDDDLPSDRIAMDQQQ; this is translated from the coding sequence ATGAGCACCATCGGCCTGTGCATGATCGTCAAGAACGAGGCCAAGGTCATCTTGAACTGCCTCGCCAGCGCACTTCCACTGGTCGACTATGTGCTCGTCGTCGACACGGGCTCCACCGACGGCACGCAAGACGTAATCCGCGATTTCCTGGCCATCCACAATGTCCAAGGTGCCGTCATCGACGAGCCATGGCGGGATTTTGCATATAACCGCAGCTTCGCCCTCGAGCAGTTGCGCGAGGTGGAATGGGTCGACTATGCGATGATCATCGATGCCGATGACGTGCTGATCGTCGATCGCGACTTCGAGCCGACCGCATTCAAGTCGCGGATGGAACACGATCTGTATGACATCGAGGTGTCGCATGGCGACATCTCTTTCTACCGCCCGCAGATTTGCCGCAACCGACTGCCCTTCTCCTTCAAAGGTGTGCTGCACGAATATCTCGAGGCGCCTCCCGGGCCGATCACACGGCTGAACGCCGAAGGCTTCCGCATTGCGACCGGACGTGGGGGAGCCCGCAGTCAGAACCCAAGGAAATATCAGGACGATGCGGCTGTCTTGGAGAACGCGCTCGCAACCGAGACCGACCCGTTCCTGATATCGCGCTACACGTTCTATCTCGCGCAGAGCTACAGGGATTGCGGCGAGCGCGAGAAGGCGCTGGAACACTACCTGAAGCGCGCCGATCTGGGTTTCTGGAACGAGGAGGTCTATGTGAGCCTCCTCGAAGCGGGCAACATGATGGCGGCTCTCGAGCGGCCATTCGAAGAGGTCGTCGGCGCCTACGAGCGTGCGACCCAGACAGTGCCGGCCCGCGGGGAGGCGCTGCATGCGGCGAGCCGTTATTGCCGCGACCAGGGCAGGAACGCCGAAGGGCAGGAGTACGCGCGGCGCGGTTTGGACCTCAAGGCGCCAGCCGGCTTGTTCGTTCAGCCCTGGGTCTACGACTACGGGCTGCTCGACGAGTTTTCCGTCAACGCGTACTGGGCCGGCGCATACCGCGAGTCACTCGATGCCTGCTTGAAATTGCTGACCTCCGACAAATCGCCGTCGGACATGCTGAAGCGCGTGGCGGCCAATGCGCGATTTGCCGCCGAGAAGCTGCCGGTGCGCGAACCACCGCAGTTGGGACGGTTCGGCAGCGAAACCTTGATCGAACAGCACAAGCTGGTCCGGCAGCGTTCGCTGCGCTCGCGATTGAAGGGCATGCCGCGCGTTCTGATATCGATACTGGCAAAGCAAAAGGAGCCGTCACTCCCCCTTTACCTCGAATGCATCGATGCGCTCGACTACCCGAAGGAATCGATCGTCCTCTACATCCGGACGAACAACAACACCGACAGGACCGAGCACATATTGCGCGAATGGGTGGAGCGCGTCGGTCATCTCTATTCGGCAGTCGAGATCGACGCTTCGGACGTCGCCGATCGGGTCGAGCAGTTTCGCGAGCACGAATGGAATGAGACGCGCTTCAAAGTGCTCGGGCGAATCCGCAACATAAGTTTGCAGAAGACGCTCGAGCATGGCTGCGACTTCTATTTCGTCGTCGATGTCGACAATTTCGTGCGCGCAGCCACGCTGCGAGAGCTTGTCGCGCTCGATCTGCCGATCGTCGCTCCCCTGCTCCGCTCCATCTCGCCTGGCCAATACTATTCGAACTACCACGCCGAGATCGACGCGAACGGCTACTATAGGCAGTGCGATCAGTATGCCTGGGTGCTCAATCGCCATGTACGCGGCGTCATCGAGATGCCGCTGGTGCACTGCACCTACCTCGTGCGCGCCGACGTGCTCAACGAGCTGACCTATGACGACGGCACGTCACGATACGAATACGTCATCTTTGCCGACAGCGCCAGGAAGGCCGGCATCATCCAGTACATGGATAATCGGCAGGTCTACGGCTACATCACTTTCGGCGACCACGAGTACCACGTGAGTGACGGGATCGAGCGCGCACGAGAACTTTTGCAAAACGCGGGCGACACTCCTGTGCTTGCCGGCGCCACGATCCCTGCATCCGCGCCGGCATCGCCCAAACCTGACGAGTCGACGGCTTCGTCGCAAATTCACCTGATAAACCTCGACCGCAGCGTCGAGCGCTGGAACAAATATCAGAGCAACAACTGGCATCTGAGGCGCGAAACGGTTCGCGTATCGGCGGTTGACGGGGCTTCGCTGGACAGGGATGAGCTCATCAAGGAAGGCCTCATAACTGCCGATTGCGCATACCCTCCAGGCACGTTGGGATGCGCCCTGTCTCACATCAATCTATGGAAGCAGTCAGTTTCGCAGAATAAGATAATAACTATCTTCGAAGACGACGTTCGATCTTCATTCCAATTTGTAGAGGAAGCGGCCACTTTAATGGCCCAAGCGCCGGCGGATTGGGATATCATACAATGGGGCTATATATTTGATCCTTCCTTCATATGGCTCGATCTGGGCTTTTCGAAAGCCAAGCTGGAATTCTATGATCGGAGATACAGCAAAAGAACGACCTCGTTCCAGTTCGAGAAATTCCCCAGATCGCTCATCAAGGTCGAGCATTCATTTGGGCTGCAGGCCTACACGATCACGCCAAAAGGCGCGCGCATACTTCTCGAAAAATGTCTCCCGCTGCGCAGCAGACTGATCCCATTTCCTGGAACCGCCGTCGTCCTTGACGACACCGGCATCGATTGCGCGATGTGCGGCGCATATACTTCGATGCGGGCCTTCGTGTGCATGCCCCCACTCGTTATTCTGGATGACGACTTGCCTTCGGATCGAATAGCGATGGACCAGCAGCAGTAA